Proteins encoded by one window of Amaranthus tricolor cultivar Red isolate AtriRed21 chromosome 4, ASM2621246v1, whole genome shotgun sequence:
- the LOC130809926 gene encoding uncharacterized protein LOC130809926 has translation MENNNENNNMITDSQLPQHLANLIQSLEQAISMAKKLPSISNPDHHRHIFTSLSSAQLSISSFLSLHHNNIADNSVSSVADEPMMIGGDDDDEEQNSKDYSMENVEEKMRELFYIQNKRQKRSISPSSAAVIERQRFEGRENVRVPVDFDLRQSRLRDFDLVFQFHA, from the coding sequence ATGGAGAACAACAACGAAAACAACAATATGATCACTGATTCTCAACTACCACAACACTTAGCAAATCTAATTCAATCACTCGAACAAGCTATTTCAATGGCGAAAAAACTTCCGTCAATTTCTAACCCCGATCACCATCGTCATATCTTCACTTCTCTCTCCTCGGCTCAACTCTCAATCTCCTCGTTTCTCTCTCTTCACCACAATAACATCGCCGATAATTCCGTCTCCTCCGTCGCCGATGAGCCGATGATGATAggtggtgatgatgatgatgaagagcaGAATTCAAAGGATTATTCTATGGAAAATGTGGAGGAGAAGATGAGAGAATTGTTTTACATTCAGAATAAACGGCAAAAAAGATCGATTTCTCCTTCGTCTGCAGCTGTTATTGAACGACAGCGTTTTGAGGGTAGAGAAAATGTTAGGGTTCCGGTGGATTTTGATCTTCGTCAATCTCGGTTGAGGGATTTTGACCTTGTTTTTCAATTTCATGCCTAG
- the LOC130809927 gene encoding ribosomal RNA small subunit methyltransferase, chloroplastic, with protein MLSFAQISPPNSIPFTFSLSNQKTSSTISTKFPNKRRTSFIVCAANPDDYHGTLKALNSRKRFPRKSLGQHYMLNNTINEQLASVANVKDGDLVLEIGPGTGSLTNVLIDSGATVLAIEKDTHMAALVKDRFAATNRLKIIQEDFTKCHIRSHLSSLLESMNLEGTGTRHAKVVANIPFNISKDVVKQLLPMGDIFSEVVLLLQDETAVRLVVSSMRSSEYRPINIFVKFYSDPEYKFQVPRANFFPQPNVDGAVVSFKLKQPSDYPSVSSIKSFFSLVNSAFNGKRKMIRNTLQHIATSSEVEEALKTVGLPATSRPEELTLDDFVKLHNSLVSS; from the exons atgctgtcatttgctcaaatcTCCCCGCCAAATTCAATACCATTTACCTTTAGCTTAAGCAATCAAAAAACTTCATCAACAATCTCAACAAAATTCCCCAATAAACGAAGAACCTCATTCATAGTCTGTGCTGCAAACCCAGATGATTACCATGGTACCCTTAAAGCTCTCAATTCCAGAAAACGTTTTCCCAGAAAATCTCTGGGTCAG CATTATATGTTAAATAATACCATCAATGAACAGCTTGCTTCTGTTGCTAATGTGAAAGATGGGGATTTGGTTCTTGAAATTGGACCTGGTACGGGGTCCTTAACGAATGTTCTTATTGATTCTGGTGCTACTGTTTTGGCTATAGAAAAG GATACACATATGGCTGCCCTTGTTAAGGATCGATTTGCAGCGACAAACCGCCTTAAA ATTATACAAGAAGACTTCACAAAATGTCACATACGGTCCCATTTATCATCTTTGTTGGAAAGTATGAATTTGGAAGGCACGGGAACAAGACATGCCAAA GTTGTTGCGAACATACCTTTCAACATAAGTAAAGATGTGGTGAAGCAGCTTCTTCCTATGGGAGACATATTTTCAGAAGTTGTTCTTTTACTTCAG GACGAGACAGCTGTACGATTGGTTGTATCATCTATGAGATCATCTGAATACAGGCCTATAAATATATTTGTGAAGTTCTATTCAG ATCCAGAATATAAATTTCAGGTTCCAAGAGCCAACTTTTTCCCTCAACCTAAT GTTGATGGTGCCGTGGTTTCCTTCAAACTCAAGCAACCTTCAGATTATCCTTCTGTCTCATCAATCAAGAGTTTCTTCTCATTG GTTAATTCTGCATTCAACGGAAAACGTAAGATGATAAGGAATACACTTCAGCATATAGCCACATCGTCAGAGGTCGAAGAAGCTTTAAAAACTGTGGGTCTTCCAGCCACT TCAAGACCAGAAGAGCTAACATTGGACGACTTTGTGAAACTGCACAACTCACTCGTGAGCTCTTGA